A genomic stretch from Scomber scombrus chromosome 8, fScoSco1.1, whole genome shotgun sequence includes:
- the rfc4 gene encoding replication factor C subunit 4, whose translation MQAFLKGGTVQATRPQKDKTAAGPSSEKKARPMPWVEKYRPKCVDDVAYQEEVVAVLKKSLEGADLPNLLFYGPPGTGKTSTILAAARELYGPELYRQRVLELNASDERGIQVVRQKVKNFAQLTVAGTRTDGKSCPPFKIIILDEADSMTGPAQASLRRIMEKESRTTRFCLICNYISRIIEPLTSRCSKFRFKPLANQIQEQRLLDICEKEKLKYTKESIAALVKVSEGDLRKAITFLQSAARLNVDKEISERTIIEIAGVVPPKMIDNLLQICFKGTFEKLEVAVRKMVDEGYAATQILSQLHESIIEQDLNDKQKSAITEKMAVVDKCLADGADEYLQMLSLCSLIIQQSSQNN comes from the exons ATGCAGGCCTTTTTAAAGGGAGGGACTGTCCAGGCTACCAGACCTCAGAAAGACAAGACAGCAGCAGGACCCAGCTCAGAGAAGAAAGCCAGACCTATGCCATGGGTAGAAAAATA TAGGCCAAAGTGTGTGGATGACGTGGCGTATCAGGAGGAGGTGGTAGCAGTGCTGAAGAAGTCACTGGAAGGAGCAGAT CTTCCCAACTTGCTGTTCTACGGCCCTCCTGGAACAGGAAAGACATCCACTATCTTAGCTGCTGCCAGAGAGCTTTATGG TCCGGAGCTGTACAGACAGAGGGTTCTGGAGCTCAACGCCTCCGATGAACGAGGCATCCAGGTCGTCAGGCAGAAGGTCAAGAACTTTGCTCAGCTCACTGTGGCTGGGACTCGCACAGA CGGAAAGTCATGTCCTCCTTTCAAAATCATCATCCTGGACGAGGCCGACTCCATGACAGGACCAGCTCAGGCCTCTCTCAGACGCATCATGGAGAAGGAGTCCCGCACCACCCGCTTCTGTCTCATCTGTAACTACATCAGCAG gATCATCGAGCCTCTCACCTCCAGATGTTCCAAGTTTCGCTTCAAGCCTTTAGCCAATCAGATTCAAGAGCAGCGTCTGCTGGATATCTGTGAAAAGGAGAAGCTCAAATACACGAAAGAG AGCATAGCAGCGTTGGTGAAGGTGTCTGAAGGAGACCTGAGGAAAGCCATCACCTTCCTCCAGAGCGCCGCCCGCCTCAACGTTGACAAGGAGATCTCAGAGCGTACCATCATAGAAATAGCCGGG GTCGTCCCTCCCAAGATGATTGACAACTTGCTTCAGATCTGCTTTAAAggaacatttgagaagctggaggTAGCAGTCAGG AAAATGGTGGATGAAGGCTACGCAGCCACACAGATCCTCAGTCAGCTCCACGAGTCCATCATAGAGCAGGACCTCAACGACAAGCAGAAGTCAGCCATCACAGAAAAAATGGCG GTGGTGGATAAGTGCCTGGCAGACGGTGCAGATGAGTACCTACAGATGTTGAGTCTGTGTTCACTCATCATACAGCAGTCCTCCCAGAACAACTGA